CTATTCAAAGACTTTGGTTTATGCTGCATACATTATTTCTGTGCAAGAAAAATGTTGCACGTTATGCAATGGCTCCTCTTTCCATTTTTACGCCTATATATACATTCTACTGGTAAGATTAAAGgaagatttgtttaaattaacgaGTGCACGAGTgcaaattaaaagtatcattGTCTTATAATTAATGCAATAGTTAAtacgagtaaaaataaagaggaaattaacaaacatttttgtcGTCCTTAAGTTATTCcattgtaaaaaatgttaatccTTGTAATTTCTCTAGCATTAATCTACACTGTTTTCTTGATATCTATCCTGATTTGCGCATCTTGATGAAACATTGCTCGGTCAAAAATGACAGATGCAACATAAACTAAAATTGTTGTTACGAGTGTCATCCCTGCATTTCGCGTAGCAGTCGACGACGAATAGACTTATTTACTAGCAATGTTTGAGCATTTTTGACGTCATGAGAAATTTAATGTCAACCAGTGTAAATACATCAGGCTCGTTCCCATTTCTAGCTATgagcaattaattaaagaacttCGTTTTTGTTActcttcaaattttatgtttttattaaagattattaaatttgttcatttatacAATAGCTGTTTCCTGTCCAGCTTAAAGACAGCACAATCGTCTGCAAGCAGATCTGGAATAAATATAGATTTCGTATCGTTATTCGATGTTCGTTTCTTACGATAGCAGTGAtgtaagaattaattattcttttataggTACCTGTAGTCAAGGCTGGGTTTGGTGAAAGTTTGTGGGAAGATGAGGTCTACTTTCTAGTTTTGTATAATCCAAATGAAATTCCTTTGCTACTTTTCTCCAACTTTGCgcatcaaaataataataagtaccACGTTCATATGTTGAAGTTTTTTCTACAAGTCCTAATCCTGGCGCTTGCGTTATCCATACCTTTTCTTCCATATGATATCGCCATTCTCTACTGTACctttaaaattgaacgaacAAGTATAACATTAATTCTATCAATAAATAGTGAAATACTTAGGTTCAATCGTTACTTACAACTCCGCTGCCGCTGCTAATTGCAGCACATCTCCAACATTTgtataaaacatataaaatagtaGATCATCCTTGTACCGATTTAGCTTAACTGGTGCTAGTTTATCTCTAGAACAGAATTAACGTAACACAAAGTTTAATTACCATAGCGATACTTCTTGCGTTATCGATAGTCATTtgcaatacaaaaaataaggTACCTGATAGCGGCATTAATAAGGTATTCTGGCGGCACGTGGAAATCAATGTCCTGAGGTCGACACGGTGTTTCAGCCCAAGGTCCaccaaaattttgatatagaTTTTCTGGCGAATTAAGATTTAATCCTAACGCAGTTAAATCTTGGCCTAGTGCCAGAGATACTAGATTTGGATCTGTTTCAGCTGCCCTAATAAACGTTAAAAGTCCAACCATTCCGAACTGATCCTTAACCATACTTGCTGGTATATTGGTTACTTTACCTACaaaacgtaataataaaattgataagtaTAAATCATTCGCAGAGAATTCTCAAATGTATTATAACGAACCAAAACTAtcgtacaataaattatatatatattcaactGGTTAATAATACtggttaataaaattgactaCCAGCccaatacttttaaaaatgtctattgggattaaattttgtttatagactattggaaactacatagtaatttcattcaaatttagttttttttgACACTTGTTTTGCAGAATTAACtcttttagttcttcagtgaaaaacACTATCACTCATATGTGGGTGACGCGACAATTAACGTGATAAAGTAGTTTCAATACCATCGGGAGATGTTTGTATGCCTCTTTTAGATGATTGGGACTTTTCAGATCCAGGTGCTCTGTTCGCCTGCAGAACATCTTGTCCAATTTCAGGACCGAGTCCAACAGGTATACTCTTGTCTCCAGATACACTTCCACCTGGCGATGGCCCTTCTCTATTTTGAGTTCCTGGCAATGCTGGGAAATCTTCAGAACTCATAGTAAATTCACTTGATTCAGACGTCGGTTGTTTTACCATTCCaactataatttatataatgtatgtaaCAATCATATTCATcgtaactttgaattttagGGTAAAtagtaacatacatacattatatttaactaataatttttacttatgACCAGGGAGTCgaaattggaacaattaaGTAATGATTCTCTTAATTGGAAATTCATGAGATTTTCAATTAGTTACAAATCTTGGccaaaattcattaaaaaatgttatagtgTCGATCGAAATTCAATGTAAGACTTAGTTACATATATATAGTTAGATTCAAAGTTATTACTGAAGTTTCAATACAGGTagtaaatttcataaatgaaattaataataatattagaagTCCATACAATTacagatttaaaattaaaaatgaaacgctgtttaaaaagataattttgGTTATCAAAATATCATACGACAGTTTGTATTTTGATACACTTATTGCTAAACTATAGTTACAGATCTGTGACTGAAATACCATTTCCCTAGAGTATTACAGTCAGAATTTTGGTcatctcgaaataaaaatcaatgaataaGTATTTTAGTTCCAATTTCATACATGACTCCCTGCCTACGACATAAGTGCATATCTTCTTTAACACTAAAATTACTGTCAATACGAACCGTAAGGTTGTTTTCCTGGCATAGGACTAGGTTGCGGCATAGAATCACCCTGTCCCCTGTTTGTTAATGAAGGAAACTCAGATAGATCCAACAATGGAGGAGTACTTGTATCTCCACCTCCTCCACTGCCAAAAACAgagtgaaaattattaatctgtCCTTGAGATCCGTAATTACGACTTTGCGGTATTCCAAAAGTGCCCATGCTACCCATTGGATTCGAGGTTCTATAAATGTGTatgaacttttcattttttcatatgaaATATCACCATACAACAAgcatgtaacaaaatatattgtattatcacaagtaatattacaaatacgAAGAAGATCGTTATAACTACCCAAAGCGAGAACACTAACCCAAGAGCTGGCATTGTACGTCTATCTGTAAAAGCTCTTTGTCCAAACAGTCCTCTGCTGCCCATAGGAGAGAGCTGTTGCTGCTGAGGTTGATGATTAGTTTGTCCACCTCCGGTTCCAGATGCTCCAGGGTAAACGTTAGTAACTACTACCGCAGAATTGGCTGAACTTGATGTGCTTGTAGACGAGCCTGAGAACATGCCCGAGGTAGGTGTGACATGACCCGTCAGGGTCGACGAATTTAAGCCCCCCCCACCACCCGCGCGCGATGTAAGGCTTGCGTTCGCAATACTGCGTGGTGGCTGCTCAAAGTTCAGGTTGGCCATAGCCTGGTGGCTCCACTACAAAGTACCTGCTGGGGCACACCGACGCACTTTTATGTCAATTACCACAATCACTTGTTTTCTATTGTGCCACTTGTAAGTTGTTCAATCTCATGGAAGCGAAGAAAATCCATGACAATAACTCCTAGTAGCAACCTGTAACAACCaggcagaaataaaaattttataatacaaatactttGTTACTAGCCATTCCATAAAgcatgtttttttctttaaatttcaattgtatttcCTTAAGCATTACCTCTTTATCGTAATGCCGCAGTAATGGTCATATCAAAATCGAAGACAGGAAACAAGAATAGACCTATCAACAGGCAAACGATTCATTTTCATGAAGACATTATTTCGTtctattttgttataatataaaagaaattgatataGCATCAGTTTTTGATTACGTATCGAATAACTTTCTAAGTTTCTTGAATGAATCGttgaatttacaaaaaacggttttatagaaaataaaactgtatgTACCTGGTAATGTACAAACTGAGAAAACATACGTACTCGCAACAACTTTAAATAACACAATGTTTGCATCgcataatatttgtaaaagtCTGATGCCTTAGAACTTATAGTTGCTAACACATATGCATCTTATAAATACTTATAAACCAACCTGAATATTattctggaatattttcatatttctacaTAAACCCGTAATCATGAAAATCAATAGGGTAACAGACTAGTTGCAAACAGCAACAGCTTGTTACTATAATCACTGATTGAAGtatgatatattaataaatgaaaatggttACTCAAAGATCGTTCCTTGTTATTTTTATCGgtgttttaatattatgatCACTCTTagattgcaaaagaagatatAAGATTCATGAAAAAGCATCGAACCAATAGTCGGTGATTTTGACATTGTAATGATAGAAATCAGTAAGAAGCACAAAGAAAGCAAAGGTTATAATATGTACgtaatcaaaatattgaagGAAAAATGGGCCAAATTTGATTACCTATATTATCGAATCCGTCGTTATATTACTGCACaaaagaattcattaaattcataataaacaaagtaaatgagtctaaaaaaaaaaaaaacacaaaaacgTCGATGTTGACTTGAAATGAAATGTgataagaaaaagttgtttgaggTATTTAGTATTTCGTGTGGAAATGATTTTTACGTAAACCGTTACGAACAATTAAACTTTTATGCACACTACAATACTTTTAACAAATAGACTTCTGTTTTGTCATTCAGTTTGACAAACTTAAACAACACTAGACAcgaatttcttccattttaacCATTTCTACGatgtattcaaattgaatacTGAAACACACTAAACAATAATGTCGTAtagataagaaatttaaattggtgtttgtaattgtttgaaatattaattaaataattatggtatgtaaattAGTCCGATATTTTATAGTATGATTTAATAAGTGAACAACTTTTAACCTTGCACTTGACTATTGGATTTGTTGTTCACTGtctctacagggtgtcccaaaaatgttgtaacaccttggaacgcagagatgggcaaaaccctaggttttgaataaatctgaagtttgccgatgtgtttgtctcttttccttctttggaaaattttcaaaagaggaaacgagagaaatatATCGGCACGctttagatttatttgaagcctagggttttgccaaTCACTAGTTGGGagaggtgattcgggaggtgatttgaaacaactttttccttagcgaaaatgttgtctgaggcttcgttgaggagatattaacgaaaaagactgaccaatcagagcgcgtagcTTACTgtaccccgaccaatcagagcgcgtagcctacgctaccccgaccaatcagagcgcggccgctccaacggcatACTCGTGCTCTGactggtcggggttttctgttaatatcttttcaacgaagcttcggacaacattttcgctaaggaaaaagttgtttcaaatcacctcccggaccacccctttcaaggtgttacaacatttttgggacaccctgtagttTGGTTGAATGAAGGTttctcatttttgtttttatttgcatacagaaatttatatttttggggATGTGATACACCTATAAATGTATCATTCGACGGTATTGGAAGTGCATGGTTCATGGTTAAATATAAAGATTTgtgatagaattttataaacattttgtatttaaataggaTTTAATAAGAACGCTCTATGtaagttatttataaaaatatcgataagcCAAAGACTGGTTTACCGTGAGAAGTGagtggaagaaataaaaattagtgtaagaaagtgaaaaatggCATTAATTAGAAGAGCAACCCATGCTGGTAGTTGGTACGCAGGCTCTGGTaagcaatatttaaaacatatttttaatttatgtcacatttttatgttgtttatttacaatatgactattattatttgttactttcCAATTGCTTCTTGTAAAGTTACCAAGTAACTTATACTCTCTAGTGTCCAAGTCTATTAATGAAGAATAATCGTGATTTCAATATATGATAAGCCTAACATTCAATATACTTGTACAGTCATGCATTAGGATATAGTTATTTAAACTAAcctttaatattaataattgacatttagttttaataattattcttaatttttccctctattttattactttttttatattgtacttTAGTTaaagtatgtatgtattccAGTTGCATTGCACAAAGCCTcagtatttgttttatttgttaatctGTTTGTTcatctaattaattaatttgtttgcgTCAAATGTTCCAAATAAacacattaaatttaatatacattaagATATTCGAgtcgttttataaattattagaaaagatttatattatatggTATACGTGTACGAGTTATGTTATTTTACTTGCCATagatatgtttcttttttttaatttttccgaaattttagaataatgcAAATACCTTTATTAATCTGTTTGATGATGACTTATTAACAACCTCAATTTCTGATGTATTCAGCAacaataaatactttaaatattttgtataggTTCGGAGCTGAATAAGCAATTAGAAGGTTGGTTAGGTGCGGCAGACTTATCGCATGGACCTGCCAGGGCAATTATTGCCCCGTCAgtaattatagtaaattaaatcattttttatttagttaacAAATCTTTACtgaaatacaaacaaatttcacagACATGCAGGTTACAGCTATTGCGGAGCATGTGCTGGTTTTGCGTATCGCCAGATTAGTCCAGTTGTTGTGTAagttatcaaattaaatatttatcaattatttacttaaaatttgttgacaACAATGAAACCTTACtccatttaaatataatattacatttgatATATCTAAAGTTCTTATTTAAAgcatgtttaattatgtagaTATTAAGTGTAATATGATTCTGATATATTAAGTTTTACAGTGAGTTagatgaaaatatgtaaattctgTGTAACATAAGTAACAGAACTTTTTGCTGATAAacctttcaatattttgttctgATTATTGTCTTATAAATTTCCATTACTTTGTTATGCTAttgattttattctaaatttgttataatttgaaaaccTTTAGTCAGGTTCAAAAGTTAAAGATTCCATTAATTGTATCGTACAAAATGTACTTTTCTTCGTATAACTCAATAGAATCTtagtatacattaatatacatttaattaatatacattaaagtctgatttaaaattcattaaaaggaATTAAATGATACTAGATATAAAGAAGATTAGAATTAGAAGTTACATGTAGCGTGAGCATAGCATTCACAAGTTGCATtactatattttcatttctgtttaACATTATGGATCTGAACTTCGTAGTAAAGTAATAGTTTTGACTGAAAAATAagatacattatttatttaaatctataataattaacaatttataaattggtTTCCCTGCAAGTTTggaattgaacaattttgttagctgtattaaattttattcattactttaaattcataaaaaaatgataattttcaagtttttaagaagatttttaatttacttattattatttgccACTGTAATCCTGTACAGTTTTCACGTGAATATCACATGTCTCGCATAACTATTgttctaatttttataaatttattgaatcaaAGTGttcataaatgtttatatctcagaaacgatTGACCTTtcgacctatgtttactaaagctttctTACTCAGTGCAGTGCATCTTAtataccatataaatattgaacggcttttttttaacactctgtatatgttttttaaaattactatttttatatatactacATTTGTTATaagtaaagtattaaaatagcGATGTACTATTATATAGGCGTAGGATATTTATTCTGGGCCCTTCACATCACGTGAGATTATCAGGCTGTGCTCTTTCTTCTGCTTCAATTTATCAAACGCCGCTGTATGATCTACATATTGATCAACAAGGTACAAATTGCACAACGCAAACTATTAAACCAAAATCTTATTGAAATCtccttaatatttaatatataacaaaatggaAGGATCAGAAATGTTTGTCACTGATATTAACATGCTTATGTAGAATTGTAACAAATACGGATCCTTTTTACtatgtgtaaaatattaaaagaaataataattttagaagtACAAGTATGTAAGTTACATACGATAcaacttgaaaatttcagtatCACAATTTGTATAAGCCAGTGGTTACATTTCATTTACCGAatctttctaatttattttatttttcatacgtTATAACATGTCTAGTATAGTTCTGGTTCTAcgttaatttgatttttcaatcTCAAACGTATCAGTTATCTTCTTCTACTGGTTATGTCACAGCATCTTCATTCAGAGATTTACATgcataatatatacatatatatatctcaaggtatatttcttcaattttctatatCTAAAATTATCCAGTGTCTACAccgaatatttatatatagcaACAAGGATCTGTATATTACTATTCTGTAGATGCATATCAAAATTGAAGTTGTACATCTCGGAACTTTcctttattaacacgttgattgccatAGTGCTGTTAGACCAAATTATTCCTGACGCCACTCTTTGCACAGGCGCCAGCTGCGAGATAagttgttgtttattttttttttttttttatgagtaAATATTCAGTACTCTCATGCATactgattcttattctttttctcaaaTGTCTATTATCCATTATTTACTCGTAGGTGGCATCCAGTGACAGATCGTCAGCTATGAGTTAACTCGTACTTGGCAGTTTACGTGTTAATCAAAGTATGAATTACTATCAAAGATTAGTTCAAATATAGGTTTCTGTTCATGTGATAGTATGCAGAGAACTCGAAGAAACTAGACATTTTGAATGGATGGATTTAAATACAGACGAAGAAGAACATAGCATTGAAATGCAATTGCCATTTATAGCAAAGGTCATGGAAGGGTATGCTACTCGTGCTCGTTATGTTAGAATTTAATCGTGCGATATGTATTATGCATATAAATTTGtctgaaataattcatatatagTAAACTTCTATTTAATAACGATACAGGTTTAAAGATTCTTTTACTATTATTCCTATATTGGTTGGATCGTTAAGTCCAGAAAGAGAAGCACTTTATGGAAGATTGTTGGCACCATATATGGCTGATCCacaaacattatttgttatttcctCGGATTTTTGTCACTGGGGACAACGGTTTCGTTATACTTATTATGATACATCGTGTGGTGCTATTCATAGATCTATTCAGAATCTTGATAAAATGGTAggtgaaatataaacatacagtttatataacatataaatagaaagtcaaatttatttgttagcTTTTCAATTCAAAGTACAATTTTCTCCTGATAAAATGAAGTGTTCGTTTCAAATTACTGTAATtctctgaaaaaaattgtaatcccATTATAAGGGACTTTTAATCTTGAATCAATCAAAGTTAagtaaaaaagtttttaaacCTTGCACATGACCTCacaattgaagaatttttaacgattttatGTCATCATCATGAAAATCAACTGATAGGATTTGAAACCCAAATACTTCAAACTTCAAAATTCTTCTCTTCATATCTTTACATAgctatttttcacaaaattacagaactttgaaatttgttatttatcaGGTGATAATAAAGTAATCCTTCAATATTGTTGCAGAGTGTATAATTCTAATTACTATTTCAATACTTAtgtttctacatttttacatGTATTGATCGTGTTTTGTAAATCTGCATATTTATctgcatttttataaatttgtttagggTATGGACATTATAGAAACTTTAAATCCCACAGTGTTTACTGGTTACCTTAAAAAATATGGTAATACTATATGTGGCCGACATCCTATCAGTGTTTTATTACAGGtaatcattttcattcgttcgaataaattatttgtttgacaaatgtaattttctaattgtaagaaataatttcatcgttgATCATATAATCTTGAAATTATGATCGGTATGTTAACAGGCGATTCATAGTTTAAAAGGAAATACCAATGGCCAAAGAATGAACTTGAAGTTTCTTAAATATGCTCAAAGTAATCAATGCAATAACATGAATGACAGTTCTGTTAGTTATGCTAGTGCTTCCTTGGTTCTTGAGTGATAAAATATACAACTTCGATATTGTTACTGTCAGTTGAAAAATTCACACAAGAGAaagtactaaaaaataaatgacagTAATGACCTATCAACCATCAAACACATGAATCGAGATTCTCGCAAGTGTCTTTTTTATgtctacaaaaaataataacacgaAGATCTAGTAACAAGTAATTATCTTATGTGAAATTTCCTTGGTTATCTGAGAAGAAATACATTAATTCGTGCAATAAACATCGTATGTAGAAATATATTGtcataaaattgttttgtttaaaggTATTTCGGTTTATTACTTACAAGAAATAATCAGTACTTCCAGATATTAATTGTGGAAGGAGCTTAAGTATTTCTTTGCTTTGATTATTGCTACAAGTAATAGCATAAAATAAGGCTACGTTATTCATCGTACCAAGAAAGCAGAAATTCAGTCTATCGATCAAGAAGAGATTACTGATAAATTAATGCTTTACAGTTTTATTACATCGATGTAaacaattgttaaaaattttaaaaatgtatttattattaatgttattaatttcaatttttcaatgcatTTAGTTGAGAGAATGACGAGGgaggtaatattttttcataaaatattatgtcacaacgatatttgtaaattatatttcaatataagTATGATACTGTCCATTGTGTAGAATTATTGGTTGTGATTCGAAGATATACTACTAGTATAAAGTTATTCGTTACATAAAACcgtttgaaactttttaatctagtatcatttatttattttccgtgAATAGAATGacaaatattaagaaaattaatacaaatatatatatacacacacatatatatatatactttatttttgtattatttatctcAGGGACATATTTACACCtaacagtaaaaataaattttaaacatatctCTTCTATGTCGCTAGTATGAATGGTCTGCAACAATGAATGTTACATGGAAcattattacagaaataatGGAGTACAACTTAACTATTCTTTTTCCCTTTAAAACAAAGCAATGAAATGATCTCAAATCCTTCCTACCCTATAATCTCTTGTTATTTCTCGTTagcataaaaaattaaacagaacaATACCAATATTGTATTGTCATAATGTTATCATGTAAGTGTGAAGGAGGATCAGTAGAGAAAAAAatgcatgtaaaatattttaagctattactaatgttttattcattacgagttattaatatttatgttacaataaaacatttttatagtaaattttatgtaaatttttgtgagatttgttttgtaataaagtgaagtaaacattttttaatatgacgctttattcataaattatatgaaattataaaactgATCCTTCAAATGTTGCTTTTTCTATCTTTATATACTAAACTGGTAaggtttatatttatatagaaaatatatatgtacgaaaaaatatatgtacatttgtaTGCATCTTCGGGAAAAATAAACgcttgaaaaatacttttacagTTTGAATCACAGTACCTTCGAACACTAAAACAGCTCTATAAGTATTAATTGACGTAACTATagtttgtattaaaatatttggttTACATTTAGTAGCCATAACTTAAAATTATAGAACGAAGTcgaatacatatatgtatatcactTTTCGATATTCAATCTTTTGAGCTACTTGTATTTAGTTAATacgttacatttatttgtacatcGTATTGTTGATCCAGTCCCATGTAACAGTCAGACATTAAATAGAACGTTAGTGTTGTTTGTCCTTTAAAAGAACGAAATAAGATATATAGTTGTATTTACTACAGAAAAGagtttgtattttgtatagcaggatgtaaaaaagaaatgaaaaaaaatatacatgtcgaattgagtaacctccttttcgaagtctgttaaaaaatgtttcatatagaaatattaatgaaagtgaaattaccTAATTGCGATGGTGCtgtaaattgtaattggtGATGTTTCCATTGATCATTTATTCCACTCACTCGCTTTAAAGCCCATAACTCTTTTTCAGAAATACTACCTAAAACTAGAAACCAGCCTTCGTCCTTTCCTTTCTGGAACATGGGACAatgtacttttaaattattagatttattttttcttctcatgccaatatttaatatatagtCTTGATCTTTCTGTACATCTATACACGTAACTCTATCGGGTTGCAATGATATAGACTTTCGCTCAGTTTCATCAGACGAATAACCTTCCAAACTTagattaatcaaaattaatggCATGTCTCGTATTACTTGATGTATCTgttaaattatcgataaaattactataatactcgattcaattttaatttacttacaATCATTAGtgcatatttaataatttatatgtgCCATATTTACctgatatatttcattttcttggaaCTCTTTTCCAAGTATCGATTGAAGTaaactatatttattgtacactTTAGTGCATAATATTGGAAGTGCTACTGATAAAGTTGAAAATAACTGT
This portion of the Hylaeus volcanicus isolate JK05 chromosome 4, UHH_iyHylVolc1.0_haploid, whole genome shotgun sequence genome encodes:
- the LOC128874633 gene encoding protein MEMO1, with the protein product MALIRRATHAGSWYAGSGSELNKQLEGWLGAADLSHGPARAIIAPHAGYSYCGACAGFAYRQISPVVVRRIFILGPSHHVRLSGCALSSASIYQTPLYDLHIDQQVCRELEETRHFEWMDLNTDEEEHSIEMQLPFIAKVMEGFKDSFTIIPILVGSLSPEREALYGRLLAPYMADPQTLFVISSDFCHWGQRFRYTYYDTSCGAIHRSIQNLDKMGMDIIETLNPTVFTGYLKKYGNTICGRHPISVLLQAIHSLKGNTNGQRMNLKFLKYAQSNQCNNMNDSSVSYASASLVLE
- the LOC128875058 gene encoding CCR4-NOT transcription complex subunit 2, which encodes MANLNFEQPPRSIANASLTSRAGGGGGLNSSTLTGHVTPTSGMFSGSSTSTSSSANSAVVVTNVYPGASGTGGGQTNHQPQQQQLSPMGSRGLFGQRAFTDRRTMPALGTSNPMGSMGTFGIPQSRNYGSQGQINNFHSVFGSGGGGDTSTPPLLDLSEFPSLTNRGQGDSMPQPSPMPGKQPYVGMVKQPTSESSEFTMSSEDFPALPGTQNREGPSPGGSVSGDKSIPVGLGPEIGQDVLQANRAPGSEKSQSSKRGIQTSPDGKVTNIPASMVKDQFGMVGLLTFIRAAETDPNLVSLALGQDLTALGLNLNSPENLYQNFGGPWAETPCRPQDIDFHVPPEYLINAAIRDKLAPVKLNRYKDDLLFYMFYTNVGDVLQLAAAAELYSREWRYHMEEKVWITQAPGLGLVEKTSTYERGTYYYFDAQSWRKVAKEFHLDYTKLESRPHLPTNFHQTQP